A segment of the Pseudalkalibacillus hwajinpoensis genome:
CAATAATTCTTGTAGCAATCTTAACCGGCTTTGTTTCCCGGTTAGTGACCTTAAAAGAAGACTACCGACAGTACCCTAGTTATCCGAATGGATATATGATTCATCTTGTAACGGGGTTCATTGCTTCTGCTCTTGGAGCAGTGGCTTTACCAGCTCTTCTAAGTAAAAACTATGTAGCAGTTACCTTCCTAACGGTTGCTGTTCAGCAATTTAGAGATGTTCGAAAAACTGAAAAGGAAAGTCTTGAAAGTCTAGAGCAAACTGAATATACATATCGAGGAAGTGCTTATATTGATGGGATTGCTAAAACCTTCGAGGCTAGAAACTACCTTTGTTTAATTGTAGCGCTGGTCACTTCCAGTTTCATCTTATTTCTTTCAAAATTTACACAACTCCAACTGTGGGTAAATGTACTAACAGGCATGATTGTGGGATTTTTCGTGCTGTATTTGCTCATTCGATTTTCAAAAGGGAAGACCATTGGGGACATCGCTTCTGTTAAGCCAGGTAATGTCGAAGTAAAGGGGTCAGAATTGTTTGTTGATGGCATTTATGTCAGCAACTTGTTAGGAACAGAGAACGCTGAAACCCTTGTGAAAAATGAATGTATGGCTGTTGTTATTTATCCCAATGAAGAACACTTTCGAATTACGCTTGATAATTATGGCCAACGACGAGCTGCGTTATTTGAAGCTACAAGAGCATTAGGTATTAAACGGTATCATTTTACTCGTAAAGATTATGAGAAGGGAAGAGTAATTATCGCATTAGTTCCTTTAAAACCCGATATTAAGGCTTTCGTAGAAGTAGTAGAAAAATGCCCTCTCTTAGAAAGCGCCAAAAAATCGCATAATGTAATGAAAACCAAACTGAAAGGGGATATTTAAATGGGACGCGAATCGTCCATGAAACCATCCTATGAAATATTAGCTTACCTCTCTACTAATAAAGAACGAATTCTGTCAGGTGGTAACCTCTGTCTTTATTCTGAAAACGAAAAAGAACTAACCACAATGATGCGAGATATCGCGAAAGGCCTAAAAGCTGATGTGGTTAAATTAACAAATGGGGATTACATGGTGATAAGAATCTAGGAATTTTGTTTTATATGCTCAAAGAGAAAATTTGCATCAGCTCCAACACCTTGTAAAAGGGAAGAGCCACGTCGGTATTGCCATGGCAAACCCAAGAAGTAGAGTCCTTTAACTGGTGAAATGCCTCTATTATGGATGGGAGCACCTTTTTTATCAAAGGCACCCATTACATTTATCCAAGAATAGTCAGCCTTAAAACCAGTTGCCCAAATGATGTTTTGTATAACCATAGTTGATCTATCCTGGAAAATGCATTGAAATTGAGATGCATTTATTAACCTTGGATGGATTTTAACAATTTCATTCCGTATATAATCTTTCAGATAAAAATAGGGTCACCTTTTTTTTGAAGCTGTTTTCCTACCCACGAACTTTTCGTTGCTTTTAGAATTCCTATTTTATCAAACCACCAAAAAATGCTTTTGTTTCCCACTGACAACGGCATAAATGTCAGTCCTTCACTTATGGATAAGTGAACAGTCCTTTCTCTAGCTATCTCGCTAGTAATTTGGGATCCTGAATTGCCCCCACCAACGACTAGTACATTCCCATCTTGCAGTTGCGTTCGATTTTTGTACTCAGAAGAATGGAGTTGAACTATTTTTTTCGACATGACATTTGAAAAGTCTGGGACTATCGGCGTCTGGAAAGGTCCTGTTGCAATGATAAGATTCTGACATGTAAAGAGACCTTGGTCCGTTTTAACGGAAAAAACGCCACCTATTTTCGATACGTTTTGAACACACGTTTGATTCTGGATGGGGAGATGAAAGGTACGGGCATATTGTTGTAAATAGGACGCTACATCATCTTTTGATGGGTAGTCCCTTTTTTCTCCGGGAAATGATAAGCCGGGCAACTTGTTATATTGTCCTGGTGTAAAGAGCACTAATGAATCATAACGATTTTTCCAAGTTTATCCAACGCTTTCTTGCTTATCAACGATTAAATAAGAGAAAGTACTTTGTTTTAGCCAGTATCCCATCGCCAACCCTGCCTGGCCTCCACCTATTACAATAACATCAAAATACACAGGTTTTCTCCTCGTTTCTATCTCTATTTTTTCTGGTTATGCTTCCTTTATTTCTTTTTTTTTGGTAAAAAAAAGAAATAAACAGATGGACTAAACACAAAAATTCTCATAAAAATCATGTCATTGTTGTTCTCATGTCCCTCTCTACTTTCCAAACTATATGTATAATTAAATGAATAACGTTTATGTCTTGAACTAACAAAAGTATTATATGAACATATTATCATGTATTAACTAATTCATTCATGACAAAACCTTGAACATCTTGGAATTATTATATATGTGTCAGCGTGTAATCTCATTGAAACGTATTTGTAAAGAAAAATAGGTTTATTTGTCGAAATATTTCCTGTTATACTATGAAACGTATTAAGTTTGTCATATTGTACTTTCGATAGATGATTAGGTGTTCATATATTCATTTAGGAGGAGTAACTTTGAAAATAAGTGCTGTATGGTGTTCGTTAGTTTTGATTACGAGTTTCATTATTACATATTCTTCACCAAGTGTTGCGATGGCCAATTCGTTAGAAAAAAAAGTAGACAACATTGAAAAAGAGGAATCTGAAAATGTAAATAAGAAAGAGAAAGTGGAAAAAGAAAAAGAAAACTTAATTGCTAAACAAAACGAAACTGAAAACAAAATTGAAGAACTGGATATGGCCATTTTAGAAAATAACCAAAAAATGACCAAAACAGAAGAGCTAGTAACAAGTACACAAGAAAAAATCAATGAACTAAAAAAAGAAATTGAACAGATTAAAAAACGAATAGAAGAAAGAGATAAATTATTAAAAAATCGAGTTCGATCTATGCAACAAAGTGGAGGAAGTGTAGAATACCTGGAAGTATTGGTCGGATCTGAGGGCTTTGTTGATTTCATTCAAAGAGTTAGTGCGCTAAATACAATTGCTGAAAAAGATAAAGAGATGTTGAATGAGCAAAAAAAAGATAAGCTCACAGTTGAAAAAAGATCAGACTCTCTTCAGCAAGCCCTTTCAACGTTAGAGGACGATTTAAATGAACTTAAGGCTTTAAAAGTGGAACTTGAAGATAAAAAAGAAGAAAAACGAAAGGTCATGAGTAAGTACAAAGAAAAGGAAGGACAGCTAGAGACAAGCTTAAAAGATATAGAAGAATCTAATGATTTATTGAGGGCTCAAAAAATTGCGATTAAACAAGAAATAAAACGAAATAAAGAAGAAAAACGAAAAGCTGAGGAACAAAAAGTGAAAGAGAGAGAGCTGAAAAAGCAGGAATCCAAACAGGATGAATCTCTCAAACTTAAAGATGAAAAGAATAAGCCTAGCTCTTCCAGTGGTTTCAGTTGGCCTGCGTCTGCTTCTGTTACATCCTCATTTGGTAATCGTTCAATGGGATATCATGAGGGGTTAGATATCGCTAAAGGAGGGGTTGTACCAATTAAAGCAGCTGCTTCAGGAACTGTCCTTAAGTCTTATTATTCATCAAGCTATGGAAATGTGGTATTTTTAACACACAAACAGAATGGTCAAACCTATACTACGGTTTATGCTCATATGAGAAACCGAACGGTTAAAACGGGGGACAGGGTTTCCAAAGGGCAACGATTAGGAAAAATGGGGAATACAGGCCGTTCGTTTGGTCAACATCTTCATTTTGAGCTTCACAAAGGGGCTTGGAATGCGGAAAAGTCGAATGCTGTTGATCCTCTTTCCTACTTACCATAAGGATCAGTGGTCATAATTAATGTGAATTTAAACTTGTACACACATGTGCTTATAGAAAAATGGATTTCTCATATAATAATGAATACAAAGGAAAAGAAGTCTTTAAGAAGGGCTTCTTTTTCTTTGTTGCTTATTGTGATGTCTGTCACAAACTCGTCAATCAGTTAAGACATGAAGAATGAGAAGTAGAGATATAGGGATGAATGTTGTGAATTGGATTTAGTGATGATTATCAGTTAACACTAATTCTTATGTCATTTTTGCTTCACTTGCTATTTGACTACCACTGATATTCAGTTTAGGTGAAAATCATCAAGTAAATGTACAAAAACAAGATGCCAATCTCAAGTCGACATCTTGTTTATCGCAAGTCAAATTCCAGAAAATAAAATACTCATTAGGATAATAAAAGGAAGAACAAAAGCGATGATTATGACCGAAATAACAGTTTTATTTTCCTTCAAATTCAAAATTTCCACTCCTTTTCTCATATGCGTCTATTTCTGATAAAACGGAATCATCTTGACGCTTTTCTTTTTTTGACCAACTCATAAAAATAACGCACAATGCAATACCATAAACAATTTCTTGAATGATTTTCATGATGATGCCAGCTGCTTGTTGATCATCTAAAGGTTGGAAAATTCTAAATATCGTTGGAGCATTCCGGTACGTTTCATATAATAATTCTTTTGAGAAAATAATTAACGCACACGCGGGTGTTAACAGAACGCCTGCCGCAAAAATATAGCCGAGCTTTTTTATGTGAGAAACTTCATTCAATTCTGGTAATGGCGATACAAGAGGCCACCAAAAGAAAAAGGCCAATAGTAATAATACATAGTTCATGAAGTGCATGTAAACCATGCTACTCATGATGTAATCGAAAATGACTGGTATGTGATAAAAAGATAATACAACATTAAACAATATTACCGAAACAATCGGATGAGTAAAAAAAGAAATACTTTTTTTTAATATTTTTGTTTTCAATATGGGTTGGAATACCCATTTTGGTATACTAAGTAACAGTAAAGGTGGAACAATAAGATAGGATATAGCCATACTAGTCATGTGAAAGCTAAACAGATAATGACCATATGCCTTAAGTGGACTTCCCTCAGCTATAAAGTAAAATACCAGTGCTAGAATAAAGAGGATTGTTTTTTTCTTTTGAGAATGCTTTTGAACTTTGTTAGATTTTGATTGTGTAATTATGTATCTAAAAAATAGTATTGCCAACAAAATTAATAAAACAAATAGATAGGGGTTCCATAAATCAAAAAAAGTAAGCTGATGATTCATTAATAAGTTTTCCTCCCTTAGCAAGATAAGTTCGTTATATGTTCATATTATCATATATTGATAGACTATTAATTAATTTGTTCCTAAATTTTCGTGTTTTATCAAATGTGTGGTTTGTGTATACTCTTAATCTAATTTAATTTCCTGCTTTTCAGAAAAAAGAAAAAACAGTTTTTAAGCGCCGTATATTCCCTCTAGATAAAGACTCTTTTAACAATTTGATCTACGAATAACGTTACGGAAATGGATATGGACGTTGGTATATCTCTAGATGAAAGATAATTTCCAAGTTTAAGTTTGTCAGAAAATTGTCAAGGTATAAAGAGATTCTTCAATCAGTTATAAGTATAATGATTAATGAAAATCTAATAATTTGTCTAATTTGATAGAGTATTAATTGTTAATCCTCAAAAGATTGACAGGGATCTTCATAGGATAGTGGTGTTGTACTCTGGCAGAAGTATTATGGAAGAAAAAGTATCCCGCAATTTCCTTAACGGGATCTAGGCAAAGAAAATTTGTACGAATTGCTGTACTGAAAGAAAGGGGGATATGATGCGTAATTATTTAGTTTTTTATATTGCTATTAGCATATTTCTCATCACAGGTTGTGCTTCAAACCAACAAGAAGAACAAGTTCAAGCGCCAGAAAACAGTAAGGAACTCAAATATATTGTGGGATCAAATGATTGGGGTGCCATAGAGGAGTTAGGTGCACAAAACGAAACGAAAGAAGCTTATCAGTTTGCGGTAGACCACCCGGAAGTTTTAAATTATGTGCCCTGTTATTGCGGTTGTTATGAAGAAGATGGCCATACCAGTAATACAAACTGCTTTGTTGATCGAGTAGAAGATAACAAAGCAATTCTAGATGACATGGGCCTTGGCTGAGGTATCTGTGTTAATATCGCCCGTGAGGCGAAATCAGAATATGAAAAAGGTACGGATCTAAAAACCATTCGGAAGATGATCGATCAAAAATATGGAGGGAATGGGGCAACACCTACTCCGACTCCAATGCCATCTTAAAGGATTATAGGAAATTAGGTATCTTATTTGTTAAGTCTAAGAACGCTACAATTTTGAATGAACAAAGAGGGCAACCATCATTAATTGTTGGTTGCCCTCTTTTTATATCAGATTTTAAGTGTTTTACTACTAAGAAACCTTTTAATGATGGTGTTGGCTATGTTCTTCTCCATCATTAACTTTACACATAATTGACCCCTCATGTGGATGGTGCTGATTTTCTAATTGTACTGTTACATGATTTATTTTATGGTAAGCTAGTTTATCTT
Coding sequences within it:
- a CDS encoding YIEGIA family protein: MNGGSLLNLSDLTIILVAILTGFVSRLVTLKEDYRQYPSYPNGYMIHLVTGFIASALGAVALPALLSKNYVAVTFLTVAVQQFRDVRKTEKESLESLEQTEYTYRGSAYIDGIAKTFEARNYLCLIVALVTSSFILFLSKFTQLQLWVNVLTGMIVGFFVLYLLIRFSKGKTIGDIASVKPGNVEVKGSELFVDGIYVSNLLGTENAETLVKNECMAVVIYPNEEHFRITLDNYGQRRAALFEATRALGIKRYHFTRKDYEKGRVIIALVPLKPDIKAFVEVVEKCPLLESAKKSHNVMKTKLKGDI
- a CDS encoding capping complex subunit for YIEGIA, producing MGRESSMKPSYEILAYLSTNKERILSGGNLCLYSENEKELTTMMRDIAKGLKADVVKLTNGDYMVIRI
- a CDS encoding murein hydrolase activator EnvC family protein, with the protein product MKISAVWCSLVLITSFIITYSSPSVAMANSLEKKVDNIEKEESENVNKKEKVEKEKENLIAKQNETENKIEELDMAILENNQKMTKTEELVTSTQEKINELKKEIEQIKKRIEERDKLLKNRVRSMQQSGGSVEYLEVLVGSEGFVDFIQRVSALNTIAEKDKEMLNEQKKDKLTVEKRSDSLQQALSTLEDDLNELKALKVELEDKKEEKRKVMSKYKEKEGQLETSLKDIEESNDLLRAQKIAIKQEIKRNKEEKRKAEEQKVKERELKKQESKQDESLKLKDEKNKPSSSSGFSWPASASVTSSFGNRSMGYHEGLDIAKGGVVPIKAAASGTVLKSYYSSSYGNVVFLTHKQNGQTYTTVYAHMRNRTVKTGDRVSKGQRLGKMGNTGRSFGQHLHFELHKGAWNAEKSNAVDPLSYLP
- a CDS encoding cytochrome c oxidase assembly protein, producing the protein MNHQLTFFDLWNPYLFVLLILLAILFFRYIITQSKSNKVQKHSQKKKTILFILALVFYFIAEGSPLKAYGHYLFSFHMTSMAISYLIVPPLLLLSIPKWVFQPILKTKILKKSISFFTHPIVSVILFNVVLSFYHIPVIFDYIMSSMVYMHFMNYVLLLLAFFFWWPLVSPLPELNEVSHIKKLGYIFAAGVLLTPACALIIFSKELLYETYRNAPTIFRIFQPLDDQQAAGIIMKIIQEIVYGIALCVIFMSWSKKEKRQDDSVLSEIDAYEKRSGNFEFEGK
- a CDS encoding PCYCGC motif-containing (lipo)protein; its protein translation is MRNYLVFYIAISIFLITGCASNQQEEQVQAPENSKELKYIVGSNDWGAIEELGAQNETKEAYQFAVDHPEVLNYVPCYCGCYEEDGHTSNTNCFVDRVEDNKAILDDMGLGUGICVNIAREAKSEYEKGTDLKTIRKMIDQKYGGNGATPTPTPMPS